Genomic DNA from Filimonas effusa:
CAATCTCATATCACTCCCCAAAACACCGCCACTGCCTGTAATAACCGGGCTAATATTAAAATACACATCCGTCACCAGGTCCGCATCTAAAAAAGCATTGAAAGCCCCCGTTCCGCCACCAACCGCCACTTCGTTAAAACCTTTTCCGCCCAGGTACCGGATAGCTTCATCAGGACTTCGGACAACGGCATATTTATCATCGATAAACGGCTCCATCGACAACACCACAATTTCTATCCCTTTAAACAGTTCCTTTACTTCATCCGGAAACTGCAGGAAGTTTTTAAAAGTCTTTACCCCTATAACAAGATTCCCCACCTGTTTCGCCAATTTCAAATAAAACGCCATTGCCTCCTTAGGCAACTGATGATGCGGATTATCCGAGAGTAACACCCTCCCGTTCATTGAAACATTTGCAATCAATACTATTTTCATACCTGGTCATTTTTGACTCAAAACTATACAGCACCCGGCACAAACCAGGTATTACTTACCTTTAGGAAAGTAATTTCACCAGCATGACACCGACTAACTGTGCCGACCAGGCATTTTTAAAAGAAAGGATTTTAGCAATAAGAGATGCCATTGATTTGTTAGGCGGTAAGTGGAAGATCTCCATCTTAAGGAATCTTTCTTCGGGTACTATGAGGTTTAAAGATCTGCAGGAAGCCATTGCAGGGATCTCTCCTAAAATCCTGACCCGCGAATTACAGGATCTGGAACAAAACCTTATGATAACGAGAACCGTCAACAAAACCAAACCCATCACGGTCTCATATGCAATTACCGATCATGCCTGGGAAAGCGAAGCCGTCATTAAAGCGCTGCTCGAATTCGGATTAAAACACAGGAGTAAGATTATAAAGAAATAGCACTGTATTGTTATGCCCGCCCGCTCAATCATTTCTGTTTAGTTGCGCCAACGTTTCGCCAACATCTTTTCCAAATTCAATAACCTCACTATCAAGATCGTCTGCCCGGCAATCGATATAAAATTTCTTCACACCAATTTTCAGCCTTATCATGTATAACAAAATATGGATCAGCTTTACAAACCCTACTTGGAAGATATTTTTCATAATATTCCTTATAAGCTGCAACACACAGCAACAACCAATAAAAGAAACTCATAAGACATCACCTCTTCCTCAAAACGTAAAGACTAAACTAAAACAACCATTACAAGTAGGAGATAAAATAGAACTATCAGGAGGCTACAACTCTGATCCTTTATTCTTGAAAAATCCACCAGCATCAAAACGCTGTGGAACTATTATCAAATTCATTAAAGGACAAAGCGAATCACTTGCTGCCGTTGTTAAACTTGACCAGAAATTCTCTGGAGAAAAAGTCACCGGCGACATTGTAATCCTTGAACTTCGATATACAGCGCAAACCTGGCAGGAACCAACGCCAGTTCACATTGAGTTATGCGACTTTATGCCTGACGATAACACATGGCGAAACAGGAAAAAAGGAGAATGGATAGAAGCAGCCGCATCAGTAACAATCTTACCATAAGCACGAAAACAGAACAAGTAATTTCTGCGCACGCCAAATTCTTACACTTGATCCCTAAAATGCCACCTCCCTTCGAGACTGGTATATCCCCAAAGCGAGCAACTGGCAAACCCACAACCTCAACAATCGGCAAAGCTCACAGACCGCCTGTGGTGGGATATGCAATAGTCACTATCGTTATAACAGCAAACAACGAGGCCGTATCGTACTTATGATACGGCCTCGTTTTTCTCGGGTACCTGATGGAGAAGGGTTTCCGTTTAAGCAATTCTCAGCGGCTATTTTTATTTATGAGCCACCCTCTTATTTATTAAAGCGTTATTTGAGGATATGAAAGAAATGCATCAATTCATCCAGGTATCTTCTGCTTAAAGCTAACCTGGTGCCACAATTTAAAATCACCTCGTTATCGTGGAGGTCTATTTTCTCAACGGCATGGAGGTTCACGATATAATTCCGATGGATGCGTAAAAAGATGGCAGCAGGCAACTGATCATGCAATTGCTTCATGGGCATTTGCACCACAAACTTTTCGTTTTGATCAACCACTTTGCAGTATTTGCCATCCACTTCTATATACCTGATATTCGCAACCAGCACCTTGGCCAGCATGTTACCTCTTTTTATAAAGAGGGTATCGTGCATGGGGGAGGGCGCTTTTAGTTCCTGCTGAACAACGGATGGTGCAGGTTGCTTTGCAAACTGCTCCACAGCCAGCTCCAGTGCATATTGCAATTCTATTTCATTAAAAGGTTTCAACAGATAGCTGAAAGCACCCAATGGCTTTGCGATCTCGAAAGTAGATCTGTCGGCAGCACTTGTCAGGAAAAGATAGGCATGGCTATGTACCTTACCAGTAAAAATAGCTTTTGCGTAGGAGATTCCGTCCGGTTTTCCTTCCAGGTAAATATCCACGATAGAAATATCCGGCATATGCTGTTGCAGCAATTCATAGGCCTGGCTCAACGTACTGGCAACACCACATACAGTATAACCCTGGTTTTGCAGCATCATCTGCAAACCTGCTGCTAATTCAGCATCATCTTCTACAATAAGCACTCTCACTGCTTTCATACGTCGTCATTTAAAGGAAACAGCAGGTCTACCTGAGTTCCCGCATTCTTCTTGCTGCTGATGTGCAGGCTGCCGTTGTTTTTCTGAACCATAACACGGCAAAGATTCAAGCCAAAGCCTGTGCTGGTATTACCATCCGCATCCTGTTGCACGCCCGTTTCACCTTCTGTTTGTAAACCAGCCAGCAGTTGTTCATCCATACCGATGCCGGTATCTTCTATCTGCAAGCTGCATTGCGTGCTGTTTCCGGTAGCGGTGATGGAAACCCTGCCGCCGGCAGGCGTGTATTTAATAGCGTTATCAAGCAGATTACGCAAAACGATCTTCATTGAATTAAGATCCGCCTTTATAAAATAACCAGGCGGGACCGACTGTTGTAACTCTATTTGCTTGTTAGCAGCAATAGGCTGGTAGTCGAAATACACCTGCTGTACAATAGCCTGCAATTGCAGCCGCTGTGGATGGAAAAGGAGCTGATTGGTTTGGCTAAGCGTCCAGTTAAGCAGGTTATCGAGCAGGGCATAAGTATTTCCGGCAATATGCTGCGCGTTTGCAAGCACCTCATTGGTTTCACTCATCACTCCCTTTGACAGGGCTGTTTTAATTTTGGCGAGGTTTGTTTTCAATGAATAAATCGGTGAGCGGAGGTCATGGGCCACAATACTGTAAAGCCTGTCCTTCGTTTTGTTTAACAGATCCAGCGCATCTTTCTGCTCTACAATAATTTTGTTTTTGCGCCGGGTTATGGTATAGGCAACCAGCGAAAACCCTGCTATCGCTAAAAAGCCAATGGCAACTGCTAATAAGGTGTTTCGTTGCCACCGCTGCGTTTTCAACTGTGCATTACTTACAAGTGCCTGCTGTTCCAACAGGTGAATTTTGTTCTCTTTGATCTGTGCGGTGAATTTCTTTTCCTGGCTGGCCAGTTTCCAGATATTATCCCGGTTCCAGGCACTATCGTGCAGGGTTTCGTATTGTTTTCGGTACTGCAAAGCCTCTTTAAACCTGTTCCTGTTCTCTTCCACTACGGCCATATTCAGGTAGGCGCTTTTAAGCGCTTCAAGATCGCCTGCCCGTTTTGCAAACAGCAGTGATTTCTCAAAACAGGGAATGGCCTTACTGTCCAGGTATTGGTTGTAGTAAAGATTCGCGAGGTTCATGTAGTTCATAGCCAGGCCAAACGTATCGCGCAACTGCTCATTTACCGTTAACGTTTGTTTGAAATCGTTCTCTGCCTCCGCGTATCGCTCCATATGAAACAGGCAGAGACCGCTATTCTGGTATACGGCACTCGCGCTATAGAGATCGTTATACTTCTGAAATGTTTGTTTCCAGCTATCAAAATAGTGTAATGCCTGTTTAAAATCACTTAACTCAAGATAACATTCCCCCAGGTTAGTGTAAATATTAGATCGTATGATAGTATCCAGCTGTGCATTACCCAGCAACTGCTTATATTCTGCTATGGCCTGGGTGTACAGCTTTTTATAGTATAAGACCTTTGCCTTTATAAAATAAGCGTATTGGCGACCGGAGCCATCGCTGCCGGTGTCGGTTTGGGTAATTGCGTATAAAGCATGCGTATAAGCGCTATCGAGCTCACCGCTCAATAGCGCTTCAATACTGTGATGAAGCCCCTGCCGGTAACCTGTATTGCTGCCAGGTTTATGCTGGCAAACATCACAAACAGCAATTAATCGCTGTTTTAGATTAACAGGCAGGCGAACTGTTTGCTGCGCGTGCGCAAAGGCGGTTCCAATAAAAATAACTGAAACAATAGCTACAGCAAGCTTACATAAGTATTTCATAACCGTATCAGGTTCTTACCACACCAGTAACAGTACCGCGGGAAGTCTGGGGATCGCCGATCACAAACTGCGCCAATGTAGTTTGTGCTTCAACGCCATCATTAATGGCATAAGTAATATCCAGTGCCCATAATGAATAGGTATCCACTTCAGCAGAGGGCTCATCATAGTCAATGGCGATAAGCCGGGCTGAAACGTTTCCTGCTTCGGTAGCGATCTCCGTTATATTCCCGAAATCCTTATTCAGGCTAGGTTCAACACCATCGGGGATATAAACGTGAATAAGCAAACGATACTGCTTTTCCATTTGTGGTTCCGGGAAAAGTGCGACGAGTGGTTCCAGTGCGTTTGGGTTAACAAGCCCTGAGGCAAAAAGATTCTGTTTGTAGCTGATGATTGCTGTTGGGTTAGAGGTGCTCATGTTTTTTTTTGGGGTGTTCGTTTGGTCAAAGAATATTGATGAAAACAAACATACCCAAATAAGTTTAATAATCAAAAAACTACCGCTTATTCCTCTAAAACGGCAACCCGTGCCATTTACAGGGGAAACCATGACCTGGTAAACTAGCTTTATGACACACTTACCAACAATACATCGGGACGAGCCATAACTAATTTATCCTACGAATAACCATATCCTTATGCCTGACATTAAACTAAATTTCGTTAACGACTCAAACGATAAAAATAATTCACAGATTGTTATTTTCCAGAATAATGAAAGCTTTCCTTTTGGCGACGCTGTGGTTGCCTGGACAGTAATTCAGAATTGCGGAGCGGGATGGAACCATCCTTTCAGCTACCCTATGAAAAACACTATTGCTGCCGGTGACTCCTGGGGCAACTTCAGCCCGCAACTGACGGCAGACAATGGTCAACGGTTCAGCATAATAGAAGACACTTCCGGCGATATACTAAAGTTAACAGGGGAATCGACCGACCTGAAAGAGATAGAGGTATTAAACGCATTGGAACGCGGTGCGGTTAGCGCCAACATTTATAAAGACGGCAAGCTGCTGGCTATTAAAACAGATATTGCTCCAGGTCAGAAAGCGGTATTTCAATTCAAACCTACTATCTGGATTGGCGTTGCTTCGCAGGTACAAGAGGGTGAAATAGTTAATTCGGCTGTTGTATCGCAGATAAATACCGAGATATCACTTTTGGGCCTTAAAAGCGCTGATATCGTGATGAGAGGCGGCGGACCGGGGCACGAAGCTGCTCCATATACTTTTTCGCTGGAGAACATAGTGTACGCCTGATAATACCACGTACCCTTACCTTATAACCACCCGGCTCCTAACCAGTTTAACTGTATGTTATGGCTGAGTTCATTATCGATAACGCTATCAGAATTACAACCCGATTTTACTATAACGGGCATGATGCAGGAGAAACACAGCTTTCAGTTTCTTATAGCATTTACGCACCTGTTAAAAGCAATATACCTGCCATGACGGGGCAGCTTACCGGAAACGCCCTGCAGCAGGTAGACATTAAAACTTCAAACGGCATGTTTATAAAGGGACAGTTGAATACTACACTTGCAGAAGCGGAAATGATGTTAAATGCCAACCTGTTTTACAGCTTTGCAGCAAGCCGGGCCTCACAGTATCATTTTGAGGGCACTGTAGCTACAGGAGCGGGCAAAATCCCCCCGGGCCCGCCTCCTTACCCGCTCGTGCTGCCTCCTCAGTCTATAGAAGCTGCCGGCCCCATCAGCACAGATCTTATTGTAACCGCATTGCTATTCCCTTATATCAACATAGGCCGGGAGGTAACAAAAACAACCCAGGACGCCTGGCTTTATTTTATAGAATATAACACTGCCGAAGCTCCGGCGGATTCGTTATATCACCAGCTGATAGCGCCTGCACAAACAAAAGACCGCAATGCTATGGAACAACTGGCCATGGCCTTTCTGCAAGACCAGGATGCCGCTACCAGCCAGTATTTTGAACATATTGTAAACATCCCTGTACCTTTCCGCCGCTTCCCTCTTTTATACGATGCAATAGCGTATGGACACAGGGGCGACACCTATGAAAACACCTTACTAAAACACCTGAACCTTACCGATACTGAAGAACTGAAAGCCTGGGTATCTGCTATCGATATTGCGGTAGCAGACCAGGTTTGGCAGAATTACTTTGCACTTACCATTATCGCCGGATACAACGCTGAGCTTTTTATACAGCTTAATAAAATAATCCTGCTGCATCATCTTTTGCAAAAGTTGTATGTAAAACCTCTGCCCTCTTTTGTAAAAGATATCGAGGCCTTATACCCGGCCCTCTTAAAAGCAACGATCCTATTGCCTGGTATCCCGACTAATGGGAGGCAGCCCGTTTTTCCGCTTCCACCCTATGCAAACTCGTATTCGAATATTGTTAGCAATTGAAGGTTAACACAACTTTGGGCGTAAAGGAATATAAGCGGCGGCGACAACAATGTAAACATTGTATGTATCCGCCGCTAATTCCTGATTATGCAGGTTGATGGTCAATATGTACATTCCGGCCACATAATTCTTCATAAATGATATACAGGATGCTTAACTTTAGCATCTGTTTTTACCAATATCCTTTCCAATGAATAAGAAAGATTGGAGTAGCCGCCTGCAACAACTAAAAGTTGTTATTCGCAACCCGGAACATATTGAAGAAGCCAGGCAAGTTATATTGAATTTACATAGTATGCTGTTTGTTTCCCAAATGTCGGGGTGCAGTTCACCAACCTTTGAAGACGAATTATGGGAAGGTTTAACAGAACCTGTTCTAAGAAAAGCCACCAACAGCAAAGGAAGAACCATCCTTTACGGGCTTTGGCACTCTTCCAGAATAGAGGACATCACCATGAGTTTACTCGTAGCCGGTAAAAACCAGTTATTTGAAGAAGGCAACTGGCGGAAACGAATAAACAGCCCTGTTTCACATACCGG
This window encodes:
- a CDS encoding tetratricopeptide repeat-containing sensor histidine kinase, which translates into the protein MKYLCKLAVAIVSVIFIGTAFAHAQQTVRLPVNLKQRLIAVCDVCQHKPGSNTGYRQGLHHSIEALLSGELDSAYTHALYAITQTDTGSDGSGRQYAYFIKAKVLYYKKLYTQAIAEYKQLLGNAQLDTIIRSNIYTNLGECYLELSDFKQALHYFDSWKQTFQKYNDLYSASAVYQNSGLCLFHMERYAEAENDFKQTLTVNEQLRDTFGLAMNYMNLANLYYNQYLDSKAIPCFEKSLLFAKRAGDLEALKSAYLNMAVVEENRNRFKEALQYRKQYETLHDSAWNRDNIWKLASQEKKFTAQIKENKIHLLEQQALVSNAQLKTQRWQRNTLLAVAIGFLAIAGFSLVAYTITRRKNKIIVEQKDALDLLNKTKDRLYSIVAHDLRSPIYSLKTNLAKIKTALSKGVMSETNEVLANAQHIAGNTYALLDNLLNWTLSQTNQLLFHPQRLQLQAIVQQVYFDYQPIAANKQIELQQSVPPGYFIKADLNSMKIVLRNLLDNAIKYTPAGGRVSITATGNSTQCSLQIEDTGIGMDEQLLAGLQTEGETGVQQDADGNTSTGFGLNLCRVMVQKNNGSLHISSKKNAGTQVDLLFPLNDDV
- a CDS encoding LytR/AlgR family response regulator transcription factor, translating into MKAVRVLIVEDDAELAAGLQMMLQNQGYTVCGVASTLSQAYELLQQHMPDISIVDIYLEGKPDGISYAKAIFTGKVHSHAYLFLTSAADRSTFEIAKPLGAFSYLLKPFNEIELQYALELAVEQFAKQPAPSVVQQELKAPSPMHDTLFIKRGNMLAKVLVANIRYIEVDGKYCKVVDQNEKFVVQMPMKQLHDQLPAAIFLRIHRNYIVNLHAVEKIDLHDNEVILNCGTRLALSRRYLDELMHFFHILK
- a CDS encoding winged helix-turn-helix transcriptional regulator translates to MTPTNCADQAFLKERILAIRDAIDLLGGKWKISILRNLSSGTMRFKDLQEAIAGISPKILTRELQDLEQNLMITRTVNKTKPITVSYAITDHAWESEAVIKALLEFGLKHRSKIIKK
- a CDS encoding dihydrofolate reductase family protein — its product is MKIVLIANVSMNGRVLLSDNPHHQLPKEAMAFYLKLAKQVGNLVIGVKTFKNFLQFPDEVKELFKGIEIVVLSMEPFIDDKYAVVRSPDEAIRYLGGKGFNEVAVGGGTGAFNAFLDADLVTDVYFNISPVITGSGGVLGSDMRLNTRFKVEEYKLHEGFLQLYLTRQ
- a CDS encoding DinB family protein, which encodes MNKKDWSSRLQQLKVVIRNPEHIEEARQVILNLHSMLFVSQMSGCSSPTFEDELWEGLTEPVLRKATNSKGRTILYGLWHSSRIEDITMSLLVAGKNQLFEEGNWRKRINSPVSHTGNSLDTREILRLSQKIDIGALQHYRAAVGRQSRAIINGLQQGELKRKIYKQNLQRIIDEQAVDNVPSANWLIDFWGRKDVAGIILMPCLRHQLIHINESMQAKSKGSRMITSP